CGGAAGATGAAGGTGGTCCATCCCTTCCATTGCCTTTTGTTGATTTTTGCGCAGCAGTGTGGTAATAGTATCCTCTGTTTCATACCGGACGCGTACAGGAATTGTGTTGATAAAAACTCCTATAATATGCTCAACATCCTCAATCTCTTCAGGCCTGCCAGCCACAACAGAACCAAAGACTGCATCGGAGGTATTGGTGTACTTTGCCAGTACAATACCCCAAGCTGTTTGTATGATGGTATTAACAGATACTCCTGTGTGAGAAGATAGCTGCTGTATCCGATTCATACGGTCATGGTTTATACGCACATGGTGTTCTTTATAATGCTGTTGCCCATGCACAACCCCAGCTTTTTGAGGCAATCCGGCAGTGTTTTCATATCCTTTCAGATAGCTCTTCCAGTAAACAGAGGCATCCTCTCCGTTGAAGTCTTTAAGCCAATCAATAAAGACCTTGTAAGGAGTCGCCCTTTGAAGTTCCGGCATTTCCCCATGAATGGCTGCATGATAAAAAGCCTTAAATTCCTTTACTATCATGGCCATACACCACCCATCAATGAGTATATGGTGATAACTCCAGACTAACTGATATCTAGAGTCGGTACTTTTTATCATGGTCAGTCGCATAAGGCTGTCCGAAGACAGGTCAAAACCCCGGCTCTCATCATCTTCAAGAAAACTCTCGAATTTAGTAGCTATGTCTTTTTGTTGAATGTCCTGGCTCCAATCCAAAAATGAAAAATCCGGTTCCTTATGTTTTACAACTACTTGTACAGGTTTATTTAATCCCTCATGGACAAAAAGGGTTCGCAATGCAGTATGTCTGGCTACTACCTTAGAAAATGCTAAAGCAGTTTTCTCTACATTGATGTCACCTTCTAGACTAAACTTAACCTGAGAAAAATAGTTAGAGCTACTCTCAATCAGCAATGAGTGGAATAACATCCCTTCTTGCATTGGTGAAAGTGGGTATATATCTTCTATCTCATATTGCTTCTGTAAGGCTGAAATTTTTGCCAATGCCCGTGTATTCAGGTTTTTCAGTCCCTCTCTCTTTAGAATTTGCTCTAATGAAAGCTCAATACCTTCATCTCCATATGTAGAAGGTTTATCTATGGTTGTAATGGCAATCTTTCCTTCCAATTCAGAAGCAAATTCCCTTATAGTTTGCCACTTAAAAACATCCCTGACTTTAAAATGAAACCCTTGTTTTCTCAAAAGGGCTACAATCCGTATAGATTTTATAGAATCACCCCCTAGAGAAAAGAAATTATCTGTTGCCCCGATTTTTTTAATATGAAGTGCCTCTTTCCAAATATCAGCCAACAATTTCTCAGCAGAAGATACTGGTGCTTCGTAGTTATTCGCTTCATTCACCCTCGGCGCAGGTAGCTGCTTTCTGTCAACTTTACCACTGGTGTTTAGAGGGAAAGTTTCCAAATACACCATTGCCGTTGGAATCATATAATCGGGCAGATGTGTCTTCAGGTAGTTACGAAGTTTGTTTTCATCAACAGCAATATAAGTAGTATAGTATGCTGTTAAAAACTGGAGACTTCCCTTTTTATATAACATTACATAGGCTTCTTTTACGCCTTCGTACTGCAACATTCTGGTTTCAATCTCTCCCAGTTCAACCCTGATCCCTCTAATTTTTATTTGATTATCTATACGTCCTAAAAACCGGATATTACCATCCAGAAGCCATTTTGCAAGGTCTCCTGTCCGGTAAATACGCTCTCCTGGTTTTTCTGGGTTTTCAATAAATTTGATGTTCGTCATGTCAGGGTCATTGAGATATTCTCTGGCTAACCCGATACCGGCTACACATAACTCACCGGGAACCATTTCCGGGCACAGGTGCATTTCATGGTCAAAAATATAGACCTTCCTGTTCGTTATTGGTTTCCCTATGTTAGAGGCATCTACCTTCTTCCCTACTTTTCCGCATGTAATTCCTACGGTAACCTCAGATGGCCCATAGGTCTGGTAAACATCACAATACTTCACAATGTTACTTATGTGAGAGTCTACCAAGGCATCTCCACCAACAATAATGAACCTTACACTGCTTAAGTCCTCAGCATATTCATTGAGTTCATTCAATATCAATGGAGAGGTATTAAGAATGGTAGCCTTTTTTTCCTTTATAGCCTTAATGAGTGCAAATATATCTTTCCCTTTATCAGGCATGATCCGAAGCGAGGCTCCACTGATTAGCGTAGGGAATATTTCTTCTACAGAGGTGTCAAATGCAAGCGATGCCTGCTGGATTGCACTGTCTGCTGAAGTAATTTCAAAGCTGTCACGTGTGCTCAAAGCAAAGTCAAGCAATGATCTATGTTCGATCAAAATACCCTTTGGCTCTCCAGTGGAACCTGAGGTATAAATACAATAAGCAAGATGGTCTGGTCTGATCTCCACTCCCGGATTCTCTGAACTCTCCTTGTTCAGTGTTTCCTTCAAGCTATTAAGATCCACTAATCGGGACGGCGCTATATCAATTGTAAATGCATCAGAATTGGTAATTACTGCCCGAGCTTCTGAGTTGTTTATGATTGCCTCCATCCTTCCCGGGTTAAGTTCCGGGTCAATAGGGGTATACCCTGCTCCGGCTTTTTGTATAGCCAATAGAGGTACTACCATATCAATATCCCTTTCGAGACATACCGCAACTATATCATCAGGTTGTAGTTCAAAATTACGTTTCAGGAAATGAGCCAGACGATTAGATCTTTCATTCAGTTCCTGATAAGTTATCCCCTGATCTTCACACAAAACCGCCATAGCCTCGGGTCGAACAACTGCAATTTCTTCAATCATCTTTACCACATTGGTATCAGGCAGGGCAGTTTCTTCAGGGTTATTGGTGAAGAGGTTCTGCTTATCCTTATCATTCAGGAGTTCCACCTCATCCATAGAGATGCCGGAAAGTAATTGGCTTATCAGGTGTTCAAAATATCGTCCATATTGCTCCATGGTCTCCAGCCTGAAAAGAGTTTTATCGTATTCAAACTGAAAACCCACATTATCTTCCTGATCCTGTATGTGTAATGACAGGTCAAATTTGGTATCTATTTCATTTTCAATGTCCGGCTCAAGAGCAATGCCCTCAAGTCGGGCTTCCGATTGTCTGTAGTTCTGGTAGTTAAGCATTACATTGAACCATGTTCCCCGGTTTTCGGACCGCTGGAGATTGAGTTGATTGGCCAGGGATTCAAAATTCACATGTTGATGCTCCAGAAAATCAAGAAACGAAAGATTTACCCGGGATAAAAACCGGGGAAAATCCGATGGCTCATCTGACTCGTAGCTGTGTATGACCGGTAATGTTTTTACAAACATCCCGATCACCTCTTCCATCTCCAGATGTTCTCGCCCTGAAGTAGTAACCCCAACTACTATATCCTTATCACCTGTAAGTTTTCTCAGAAACAGATTGAATGCAGCAAGAAAGAAGGTAAACCTGGATATCCTATGATCTTTACAATACAAGGTAATTGTTTCGATCATAGCTTCATTGAATGAAAATGAATGAACTCCACCGTTTTTGCCAGAATGAGTCGGACTGAAATCATAAGGAAGATTTACCTGCGTACTGCGATTCCTGAACAACTCCAACCAGAATTTCTCGTTCTTCAGGCTAATTTGCATTACTTCCTCGCTATTCTCCCATTCACTATAGTCAACAAAACGATGTATGGGAGGAATCATGCTCTCCCCCATATAATGTTTCATCACATGATCGATAATAATTTTTTCTGAGGTCCCGTCGCTAATAATATGATGGGTATCAATCATTAAATAATGCTCTGTGTCCGAATGCTTAATAATTCCCACTCTTAGCAGTGGAGGCCGATTGAGTACAAATGGTCTCACAAAGGATTTTCGAATAGCTTCTATATCTTCCTTCTTCCCTTCAAATTTTTCTATCATGAAATTGCCTTCAGCATGAATCTGCTGTAAAGGGCTTCCCTCCTTCTCAACAAATGAAGTTCTAAGGATATCATGGGTCGAAATCAATTGCTTAAAAGCAAGCTCCAGTTTAGCTACGTCCAATATTCCTTTTACAAAAAAATATTTGGGCATATTGAATGCAGTAGACTCCGGGTTTATCTCCTGAAGTATATAAAGCCCCCGTTGAGCATCAGATAAGGGGTAGAATGTTTTCTCTTCGGCCTTTTTAATGCCACCTCCATTATCTGCCGAGCTTTGAATAGATTCGTAGAAGTCTATGATAGCCGTTTTGCGTTCTTTAATGGCCTGAATAACTGTCGGGTCTGGCTCATACCCCTTATCCACAACCAGCTTCAGTCCGCCCTCCTGAAAAGAAAGATCTATCTGATGCTTATCCCTAAGGTTATTTATAAATTCAAGTATTTCGTTATTCATCGATCGTTTTGTTTTGCTGCTTAGAGTAGATTCAGGTCATTAATATCCCC
This region of Fulvivirga ulvae genomic DNA includes:
- a CDS encoding non-ribosomal peptide synthetase, with the translated sequence MNNEILEFINNLRDKHQIDLSFQEGGLKLVVDKGYEPDPTVIQAIKERKTAIIDFYESIQSSADNGGGIKKAEEKTFYPLSDAQRGLYILQEINPESTAFNMPKYFFVKGILDVAKLELAFKQLISTHDILRTSFVEKEGSPLQQIHAEGNFMIEKFEGKKEDIEAIRKSFVRPFVLNRPPLLRVGIIKHSDTEHYLMIDTHHIISDGTSEKIIIDHVMKHYMGESMIPPIHRFVDYSEWENSEEVMQISLKNEKFWLELFRNRSTQVNLPYDFSPTHSGKNGGVHSFSFNEAMIETITLYCKDHRISRFTFFLAAFNLFLRKLTGDKDIVVGVTTSGREHLEMEEVIGMFVKTLPVIHSYESDEPSDFPRFLSRVNLSFLDFLEHQHVNFESLANQLNLQRSENRGTWFNVMLNYQNYRQSEARLEGIALEPDIENEIDTKFDLSLHIQDQEDNVGFQFEYDKTLFRLETMEQYGRYFEHLISQLLSGISMDEVELLNDKDKQNLFTNNPEETALPDTNVVKMIEEIAVVRPEAMAVLCEDQGITYQELNERSNRLAHFLKRNFELQPDDIVAVCLERDIDMVVPLLAIQKAGAGYTPIDPELNPGRMEAIINNSEARAVITNSDAFTIDIAPSRLVDLNSLKETLNKESSENPGVEIRPDHLAYCIYTSGSTGEPKGILIEHRSLLDFALSTRDSFEITSADSAIQQASLAFDTSVEEIFPTLISGASLRIMPDKGKDIFALIKAIKEKKATILNTSPLILNELNEYAEDLSSVRFIIVGGDALVDSHISNIVKYCDVYQTYGPSEVTVGITCGKVGKKVDASNIGKPITNRKVYIFDHEMHLCPEMVPGELCVAGIGLAREYLNDPDMTNIKFIENPEKPGERIYRTGDLAKWLLDGNIRFLGRIDNQIKIRGIRVELGEIETRMLQYEGVKEAYVMLYKKGSLQFLTAYYTTYIAVDENKLRNYLKTHLPDYMIPTAMVYLETFPLNTSGKVDRKQLPAPRVNEANNYEAPVSSAEKLLADIWKEALHIKKIGATDNFFSLGGDSIKSIRIVALLRKQGFHFKVRDVFKWQTIREFASELEGKIAITTIDKPSTYGDEGIELSLEQILKREGLKNLNTRALAKISALQKQYEIEDIYPLSPMQEGMLFHSLLIESSSNYFSQVKFSLEGDINVEKTALAFSKVVARHTALRTLFVHEGLNKPVQVVVKHKEPDFSFLDWSQDIQQKDIATKFESFLEDDESRGFDLSSDSLMRLTMIKSTDSRYQLVWSYHHILIDGWCMAMIVKEFKAFYHAAIHGEMPELQRATPYKVFIDWLKDFNGEDASVYWKSYLKGYENTAGLPQKAGVVHGQQHYKEHHVRINHDRMNRIQQLSSHTGVSVNTIIQTAWGIVLAKYTNTSDAVFGSVVAGRPEEIEDVEHIIGVFINTIPVRVRYETEDTITTLLRKNQQKAMEGMDHLHLPLSDIQNLSELKSGLFNHVMAFQNLPVEQDDTQEESFSITNVKSIGRTSFDFWMIITPDDGLDICLNYDAGVFDDDTISSAGSHLEIVLNNFVDNPDKRLSQIEILTNNEREQILYQFNDTSLPYSNKKLMHELFEEQVCNIPDHTAIIINGQSYSYKWLNERSNQMANYLRDLGVEAEDAVTVVMKRDIELVIALLAILKSGGKYIPVEPYLPWNRKATIINTVASRILITDQQEFRERYLDDQEIVCLETILENPDAKQGFQGTQLNQGKENEIDFTHYATENLVGTTTSDHLAYVIFTSGSTGNPKGVAVKHHPAINLIEWVNNTYNINQNDVIFMVSSVSFDLSVYDLFGGLAKGATVRIANEEELASPELLASIVVSEGVTFWDSAPAMLQQLIPFFEVMPKEDLQKSKLRLSFSSGDWIPLSMPVKMKSLFSDYRFIGLGGATEATIWSNYFEVEKVLPEWSSIPYGKPIQNARYLVLDKDLNLCPIGVKGHLYIGGDCLATCYFNEPELSASRFIDSPFYKGEKLYHTGDMARWYPDGNLEFMGREDSQVKIRGYRVELGEIERRLQQHPDIRQVIVHASARSKYDKYICAYYVSENQIDQANLNEFLLQELPAYMLPSFYFRLDEIPVTENGKVNRKKLPTAQDAFSRDTSDQGVLTEAEKALRKIFSKLLQHEEENISKQDDFFVLGGHSIMAVYLMGEIQNVFGVKLSLRSIFNHSVLQSLALLIEGKKGEDSDKIPHCGVREFYPVSSAQQRLFFHSLMNFDSTLFNIPMAYEIEGDIDAVKVEKALTELTLLHDGLRTNFELDEDGVVQQYIRQEPRISLEVNNLSSGYNMFEAFYAFVKPFDLEQGVLLRFNLMLGQEKSFLLIDIHHIICDGVALNTLMTDFMKLYQGLSVEAPPVRYVDYAQWQKDRKEQLQQQRAFWLEKLGGNIPQLGFTANNSIPVDSDNSAMIFDRVLDKNQYSSMKSFCAKAEVSEFMYLLSVYFLLLHKVSGERTIIIETDALGRSKQELFKVVGTFINVLPLKVNIDPETSFSSFVETIKTNVLDSFDNQDYQYDDLLGELNEKTEIEGGRLTNTQFTFINYYTEESKVGELSFKPLKLSQDTVSDYAFKIEAQPRQEVLELFFIGQSQLFEKEVLEALADQYLKLVNETLRDSTMPISEINTEATVA